A genomic stretch from Dama dama isolate Ldn47 chromosome 10, ASM3311817v1, whole genome shotgun sequence includes:
- the AHSP gene encoding alpha-hemoglobin-stabilizing protein yields MALIQTNKDLISKGIKEFNVLLNQQVFTDPAVSEEAMVTVVNDWVSFYINYYKKQMSGEQEEQDKALQEFRQELDTLSASFLDKYRDFLKSS; encoded by the exons ATGGCCCTTATCCAGACCAATAAGGATCTCATTTCTAAAGGAATAAAGGAATTCAACGTCCTGCTGAATCAGCAG gtctTCACTGATCCTGCCGTCTCTGAAGAAGCCATGGTGACTGTGGTGAACGACTGGGTGAGCTTCTACATCAACTATTACAAGAAGCAGATGTCGGGGGAGCAAGAGGAGCAGGACAAGGCTCTGCAGGAGTTCCGGCAAGAGCTCGATACCCTGTCTGCTTCTTTCCTGGACAAATACAGGGACTTCCTGAAGTCCTCATGA